A window from Schistosoma haematobium chromosome 1, whole genome shotgun sequence encodes these proteins:
- the GNAI1 gene encoding Guanine nucleotide-binding protein G(i) subunit alpha-1 (EggNog:ENOG410V44R~COG:T) → MGCLLSIDEKEAVLRSKQIDASLKSDGEKMARIAKLLLLGAGESGKSTILKQLKIIHQSSYTREECLLYKPVVYSNTVQSMIAIIRAMGHLYIKFEDECRIDDARTLFACANEAADGYLSTELYSALYQLWNDDGVQQCFKRSREYQLNDSASYFFNSLDRLAKHDYIPTDQDVLRTRVKTTGIQETQFSYKKIEFR, encoded by the exons ATGGGATGTTTACTAAGTATTGACGAGAAGGAAGCTGTTCTAAGATCTAAACAGATAGACGCCTCACTCAAAAGCGATGGCGAAAAAATGGCAAGAATAGCTAAGCTGTTGTTGTTGG GTGCTGGTGAGTCTGGGAAAAGTACAATACTTAAGCAGCTAAA GATTATTCACCAATCTAGCTACACAAGAGAGGAGTGCTTACTTTATAAGCCTGTTGTTTATAGCAACACCGTTCAGAGTATGATAGCAATTATACGAGCCATGGGTCACTTGTACATTAAATTTGAGGACGAGTGTCGAATA GACGACGCTCGAACTTTATTTGCGTGTGCGAATGAGGCCGCAGACGGTTACTTATCAACTGAATTATATAGTGCTCTTTATCAACTCTGGAATGATGATGGTGTTCAACAATGTTTCAAGCGTTCAAGAGAATATCAATTAAATGATTCAGCATCTTA CTTTTTCAATTCTTTAGATAGATTGGCTAAACATGATTACATTCCGACCGATCAAGACGTATTAAGAACACGTGTAAAGACTACGGGCATACAAGAAACTCAGTTTTCTTACAAAAAGATTGAGTTCCGGTAA